In the genome of Rhizophagus irregularis chromosome 22, complete sequence, one region contains:
- a CDS encoding Coronin-like protein crn1 produces the protein MESSLSRKRKANEIYDEYDMDKVWGIVTNAQKWYFMECTLENERKPVFKLSKPLFVAYEDEGMKDMAEKVLAHILWLLEEAQKPVKALEESREIKRVRSGELPKVTDLEGKTN, from the coding sequence ATGGAATCTTCTCTTTCTCGCAAACGCAAAGCGAATGAAATATACGATGAGTACGATATGGATAAAGTATGGGGAATTGTAACAAATGCACAAAAATGGTATTTTATGGAATGTACATTAGAAAATGAAAGGAAACCAGTATTTAAGCTGTCGAAGCCTCTATTTGTTGCGTATGAAGATGAGGGTATGAAAGACATGGCGGAAAAAGTCCTTGCTCACATTTTATGGTTACTCGAAGAAGCGCAGAAACCGGTGAAAGCTTTGGAGGAATCGAGGGAAATAAAAAGGGTAAGGTCAGGCGAGTTACCAAAGGTAACCGATCTTGAGGGGAAAACGAATTAG